One genomic segment of Cinclus cinclus chromosome 31, bCinCin1.1, whole genome shotgun sequence includes these proteins:
- the LOC134055133 gene encoding uncharacterized protein LOC134055133 — MRGWVPRVLLGPYWDGGTGGTCPPVLPRVPKMSCYLHQHLPPLHQDPVALSPGVPFPAQRWHSTTCIAQAAPGQVPPQQAMSSSVCHQQNVTRAVPRQLLCVPHQQQIQQKIVPRCVTTCVPQQSVTGVTGVTRCVPQQLQVPPPERVPQQQQVVPRCVTTCVPRPPYVTAGVPQQQSATRCVPQQCVTAVCPQQGVPRCVTACVPQQRAAQRISYQWVTAPVPQQQQSVTAAVPQQWHSRCVTKCVPQQCDTGGASVCVPQQSGTICVPQQSATKGVTHQSVTQCVPQQSATKGVTHQSVTQCVPQQSATKGVTHQSVTKCVPQQSATKGVTHQSVTQCVPQQSATKGVTHQSVTKCVPQQSATKGVTHQSVTKCVPQHYGTICVPQQSATKCVPQQYGTICVPQQCVTKSVTHQSVTKCVPQHYGTICVPQQSVTKSVPQQSATKCVPQQGVAKCVPQQCVTKSVTRQSATKCVPQHYGTVCVPQQSATKCVPQHYGTVCVPQQSVTKCVPQQSATKCVPQHYGTVCVPQQSVTKCVPQQSATKCVPQQSVTKCVPQQSATKCVPQHYGTVCVPQQSVTKCVPQQSATKAVPQQPGGVKISSHSKKYCSAPRWPW, encoded by the exons ATGAGGGGTTGGGTCCCTCGGGTGCTGCTGGGGCCCTACTGGGATGGTGGCACAGGTGGGACGTGTCCCCCAG TCCTGCCACGTGTCCCCAAGATGTCCTGCTACCTCCACCAGCACCTCCCTCCTCTCCACCAGGACCCCGTGGCGCtgtcccctggtgtcccctTCCCGGCTCAGCGGTGGCACTCCACGACCTGCATCGCCCAGGCCGCGCCCGGCCAGGTCCCCCCGCAGCAGGCGATGTCCTCCAGCGTGTGCCACCAGCAAAATGTCACCCGGGCCGTGCCCCGCCAGCTCCTCTGCGTGCCCCATCAACAGCAGATT CAGCAGAAGATCGTCCCCAGGTGCGTCACCACGTGCGTGCCACAGCAGAGCGTGACGGGCGTCACCGGTGTCACCCGGTGCGTGccgcagcagctgcaggtgccACCGCCTGAGCGcgtcccccagcagcagcaggtggtccccaggtgtgtcacCACCTGCGTGCCGCGGCCGCCGTACGTCACCGCGGGCGTCCCTCAGCAGCAGAGTGCCACCAGGTGCGTCCCCCAGCAGTGTGTGACCGCCGTGTGTCCCCAacagggtgtccccaggtgcgTCACCGCCTGTGTCCCCCAGCAGCGCGCGGCCCAGCGCATCTCGTACCAGTGGGTGACAGCGCctgtcccccagcagcagcagagcgtCACCGCCGCTGTcccccagcagtggcacagcagaTGTGTCACCAAGTGTGTCCCGCAGCAGTGTGACACCGGCGGGGCCAGCGTTTGTGTCCCGCAGCAGAGTGGGACAATTTGTGTCCCTCAGCAAAGTGCCACCAAGGGTGTCACTCACCAGAGTGTCACCCAGTGTGTCCCTCAGCAAAGTGCCACCAAGGGTGTCACTCACCAGAGTGTCACCCAGTGTGTCCCTCAGCAAAGTGCCACCAAGGGTGTCACTCACCAGAGTGTCACCAAGTGTGTCCCTCAGCAAAGTGCCACCAAGGGTGTCACTCACCAGAGTGTCACCCAGTGTGTCCCTCAGCAAAGTGCCACCAAGGGTGTCACTCACCAGAGTGTCACCAAGTGTGTCCCTCAGCAAAGTGCCACCAAGGGTGTCACTCACCAGAGTGTCACCAAGTGTGTCCCTCAGCACTATGGGACAATTTGTGTCCCCCAGCAAAGTGCCACTAAATGTGTCCCCCAGCAATATGGGACAATctgtgtcccacagcagtgTGTGACCAAGAGTGTCACTCATCAGAGTGTCACCAAGTGTGTCCCCCAGCACTATGGGACAATCTGTGTCCCTCAGCAGAGCGTAACCAAGAGTGTCCCTCAGCAAAGTGCCACCAAATGTGTCCCCCAGCAAGGTGTGGCCAAATGTGTCCCACAGCAGTGTGTGACCAAGAGTGTCACTCGTCAGAGTGCCACCAAGTGTGTCCCCCAGCACTATGGGACAGTTTGTGTCCCCCAGCAAAGTGCCACCAAATGTGTCCCCCAGCACTATGGGACAGTTTGTGTCCCTCAGCAAAGTGTCACCAAGTGTGTCCCCCAGCAAAGTGCCACCAAATGTGTCCCACAGCACTATGGGACAGTTTGTGTCCCTCAGCAAAGTGTCACCAAATGTGTCCCCCAGCAAAGTGCCACCAAATGTGTCCCCCAGCAAAGTGTCACCAAATGTGTCCCACAGCAAAGTGCCACCAAGTGTGTCCCCCAGCACTATGGGACAGTTTGTGTCCCACAGCAAAGTGTCACCAAATGTGTCCCCCAGCAAAGTGCCACCAAGGCTGTCCCCcagcagcctggaggggtgAAGATCTCCAGCCACTCCAAGAAATACTGCTCGGCCCCCAGGTGGCCCTGGTGA